The genomic DNA CCCACCTGTGGCTGTTGTGGCGCCTGGGTGGATCACATGAAAGAAAACGGCTATCAGGTGGTCGTCCACGAACAGCAAAACCTGCAATCCATCAAGGAAAAAGCCGGCATCCTGCCGGGTCAGGGCTCCTGCCATACTGCTTTTATCGGCGATTACGTGATTGAAGGCCATGTGCCCGCCAGCGACGTGGATCGTCTGCTCGCCGAACAACCGGACGCCAAGGGGCTCACCGTTCCCGGCATGCCGGTGGGTTCCCCGGGCATGGAAATGGGGGACCGTCAGGACGCCTACGACGTGCTGCTATTCGATGAAGAAGGCACTGAAGTGTTCAGTCACTATCCGGGGAACTGAATACCGCCAGACCCGCCCGTAGGAGCGTCGCTGGCGGCGCGATATCCCAACTGCTGAAAAGACGGTTGACCACAGAAGGCACAGATATCACGGAGAACAAGACAGGTTTCCTCTGTGTGCTCTGTGCCCTCGGTGGGGAAAATGCTTTTGATCCTGGTTTGAATTATCGCGCCGCCAGCGACGCTCCTACGGCCAGGACTGACCACCTACAGATTGTCACCGAAACCCGCTACAGTCTTTCCCTTTGCGTGTAATGAGACCCTGAATGCTTCCTCTCCATGACTGGCTGCTGCTGGCCAGCGTCTGCGCCCTGGGTGCCATGGCGCCCGGCATCAGTCTGGCGGTGATTACGCGCCACACTCTCCATGGCGGCCCCCGCGCCGGTGCCATCGCCGGCATTACCCATGCCCTGGGCATCGGCATCTGGGCCACCGCCACCGTCACCGGGCTGGCGGTACTCTTCCACCGCTACCCATCGCTGGAACTGGCATTCAGTCTGACCGGCGCCATGTTCCTGCTATGGATGGCCTGGAAAAGTTGGCAGGCAGGCAAACAGCCGTTGGCACCCGGCAATGCCGACAGCCAGTTCAACGTCCTGCACGGCGCCGCCCGGGACGGTTTCCTGGTAGCGTTTCTGAATCCGAAAGTGGCGCTGTTTTTTCTGGCTCTGTTCAGCCAGTTTCTGCAAGCGGACATGGCCCAGGCCGCGCGCATCCAGATGGTACTGACCTCCATGTTCATCGATGGCGGCTGGTATGTACTGGTGGCCGTACTGCTGGGTCGAAGCCGTTTCCTGCCCTGGCTGCGGGCCCACCATCACTGGGTGGAAAAAGGCACCGCTGTGTTGCTGGTCGTCATCGCCGCCAGCGTGGTCTGGCAGGCGGCCTGACATCAGGCGTCCCTCAATTTTTCCTTTGACCTTGGGGCGACACCAAGGTTAATAATGGTCCCATGAAACGATATCTGCGCCCCGATTACCGGTCCCTGCTGGCCGGCCTGCTTGCCACCCTGATGCTGGTGGTGACAAGCAATTTGGCTGCGCAGATTTCCGTGAGCCATCTGGACAGCACTCCCCAGACCCACTGCCATCACCATGCAGAGATGACACAAGCGGATCATGGCGACAGCCAGCACTGCTCCGAAGATGACGCTTGCCAGTGCCTGACCCTGTGCCAGATCAATGCCACCACCGTCGCCCTGTTCAGCGGGCAGGCTGATATCCCCGATCGCCCCTGGCACTCCGACCTGGAGACCGGCCTTCACGACGGCATCCATCACCTGCCGTTACGGCCACCTTCCCTGACTGTTTGAGTTCGTTTTCCCACTCAAACAATCAGGAAATACATCATGAAAACCGCAGATCCGTTTTCCCTGCCGCGACGTCGTTTCGTGCAGGGCCTGGCGCTGGGTGCCACCGGCCTGGGGCTGGGGCTGACACCCGCCCAGCTGCTGGCCCGCCAGGGTCATACCGGCGCCCCCACCCTCAGTGGTGACACCTTCCACCTGACCCTGGGCGGCGCCGACGTCAACATCACCGGCAAGACCCGACCGGCCACCACCATCAACGGCATCGTCCCCGGCCCCACCCTCCGCTGGCGAGAAGGCGACACCGTCACCCTCAAAGTCACCAACCTGCTGCCGGAAACCAGCTCCATCCACTGGCATGGCCTGCTGCTGCCGTTTGAAATGGATGGCGTGCCCGGGCTGTCATTCGATGGCATCAAGCCGGGTGAGACCTTCACCTACCGCTTTCCGGTCAAGCAGAGCGGCACCTACTGGTATCACAGCCATTCCGGCTTTCAGGAGCAGACCGGCCTGTACGGCTCCATCATCATTGATCCGAAAACGCCGGAGCCGCACCCGGTGGACCGGGATCAGGTCATCGTATTGTCGGACTGGAGTGACGAGGACCCGAACCACATCTTCGCCACCCTGAAAAAACTCAGCCACTACTACAATTTCAACGAGCGCACCGTGTTCGACACCTTGCGCGACTTCCGGGACAAGGGCGTGATCCAGACCCTCAAGGATCGCCACATGTGGAACACCATGCGCATGAGCGACCGGGATCTGGCCGACGTCACCGGCTACACCTACACCTACCTGATGAATGGCCAGAGCCCCAACGGCAACTGGACCTGCCAGTTCAACCCGGGCGAGCGCATCCGCCTGCGCTTTATCAACGCCAGCGCCATGACCTTCTTCGACATCCGTATTCCCGGCCTGGACATGACCGTGATTGAAATGGACGGCCAACCGGTCAACCCGGTTCCTTTCCATGAAGTGCGCCTGGGGGTGGCAGAAACCCTGGACGTGATCGTGGAACCCAAAGCGGACCAGGCCTATACCCTGTTTGCCCAGAGCATCGACCGCAGCGGCTATGCCCGCGGCACCCTGACGCCAAACCCGGCAATGAAAGCAGCGGTGCCAGAGATGGACCCACCGCCGCTGCTGGGCCATACCGAGATGGGCATGGGCGCCATGAATCACAGCCAGATGGACCATGGGCGGATGGACCACAGCATGGCGGGCATGGATCACAGCGAGCACGCCAACACCGTGCCCTTCGCGGTAGACAGCAACAACCCTGACCTGCCGCCCAGAGACAACGCCACCGACCATGCCGACAGCGAATACGGTCCCGGCGTGGACATGCGCGCCATGGCCCCTGGCGAGATGCTCGCCGACCCGGGTATCGGTCTGCGTGACCGGGACTGGAAAGTGCTCACCTATGCGGACCTGGAAACCGCTGGCGGGCCACCGGACAGCTTGCACCCGGAACGGGAAATTGTGCTGCACCTGACCGGCAACATGAGCCGCTACATGTGGAGCTTCAACGGCATTCCTTTTGCGGATTCCGTTCCCCTGGAGCTGTATCACAACGAACGGGTACGCATCACCCTGGTCAACGACACCATGATGACCCACCCCATCCACCTGCATGGTCTGTGGAGCGATCTGGAAGTGGGCGATGGCAAGCTGCTGCGCAAGCACACCATCACCGTGAAACCCGGCGAGAAACTCAGCTACCTGGTGCGCGCCGATACGCTGGGCCGCTGGGCCTATCACTGCCATCTGCTCTACCACATGGACGCGGGCATGTTCCGGGAAGTGCGCGTGGTCAAGGCCAAGGCCGACGGTGACCACTCACACCACGGCGCACACGGGGAGGACGCATGATGAAAACATCCACTTTGCTACTGTCATCCCTGGCCGCCATGGCCTGCACCACACCGGCCTGGTCCATGAGCGAACACCCGCCCCGCTTCAGCAAGGTGCTGGTGGATCAGCTTGAGCTGCGTGACAGCGACGAGGGCTCGGTACTGGGCTGGGATGCCAGTGCCTGGTACGGCAGCGACCTGAACAAGCTGTACCTGTCCACGGAAGGCGAACGGCTCATGGAGCCGGACCACCGTGACGAGGAAGCCGGCACCGAAAGCGCAGAAACCCGCCTGGCCTGGAGCCACGCCTTCGCCCCCTACTGGGACTGGCAACTGGGCTGGCGCAGGGACTGGCAGCCCGACGATCCCAACCGGGACTGGGCCAGCCTGGGCATCCAGGGCCTGGCCCCCTACTGGTTCGAGGTCGACGGCCAGCTGTTCCTGGGCGAAGATGGCCTCAGCGAACTGCGCCTGGAAGCGGAATACGAGCTGATGCTGACCCAGCGTCTGGCGCTGGTGCCGGAAGTGGAAGCCAGCTTTTACGGCAAGGACGATAACGAGCTGGGTGTCGGCGACGGTCTGGTCGCCATTGAATCCGGCCTGCGGCTACGCTACGAAATCCGCCGGGAGCTGGCGCCCTACATCGGCGTGCACTGGGAAAAACAGTACGGCGATACCGCCGACAGAACCCGGGCGGCAGGCGGCGACCCGGAAGAAGCATCGCTGGTAGCAGGGATCTACTTCTGGTTCTGAGCCGGGCGGCGTCATCCACGGCGCCGCCTTGTACGCTTTTCCTTCTCCACGGGAGACAGCCATGAAAACCGTTCTACTGACCCTGCTTGGTGTGGTCCTGCTGGCTACAGCGGGAGCAGCAGTGCTGATCGCATCCGGCGCCTATAACTTTGCCGCGGACAGTCCCCACTGGCGGCTCACCGAGAGCCTGATCGGAGCTGCCAGGCACCGCTCCATCGACCAACGCGCCAGCCGGATTACGGTGCCGGATGACCTGGACGCCGCGGAACGTATTCGCAATGGGGCCAGGCACTATCAACCCATGTGTTCCGGCTGCCATCTGGCACCGGGCATGGAGAATACCGAGCTACGCGCAGGCCTCTATCCACAACCTCCGGTGCTCAACGAGCATGGCATCCACGACCCGGCCAGCGCCTTCTGGACCATCAAGCACGGCATCAAGATGAGCGGCATGCCGGCCTGGGGCACCAGTCATGACGATGAATCCCTGTGGGATATGGTGGCTCTGCTGCAAGCCATGCCGGAGATGACCGAAGCCGAATGGAAACGGCTCAGCGGAGCGGAAACGGAAAGTGCAGGGAAGACAGGGCATGAGCACCATGACCATGCTCATTAACAGGCTGTTGAAAAGCCCCTTGCATGCTCAGTCTTCCAGGCTGGTTCGCAATCCAGGCGCGCTTTTGATGGCATGCTGGTTGCCTGTCGAAAAAGCGCAACAACGAGTGCGGGCCAGCCTGGAAGACCCGGAGGGCGAGGCCTGAAGGGCACATCTGCTGCGCTTTGCCGCTAGGAAAGGGAACCACCCTGTCCGTCGCGACAAAACACAACAGCTGCACCCTTCAGGCCACGCTGAGCACGCAAGGGGCTTTTCAACAGCCTGTTAAGGCAACAGCCCGGCAGAGCCTTCACTGGAGGAAGGAATCCACTCCCTGGTTCTGAAAAGCCAGTGGTCGATCTTGCGCAGGGTGCACTGAGCCTAAGGCGATGCACCCTACAGGGATCCTTGCAGACACCTTATGCCGAGGAGTTATCGTATTCCTCGTTTTCCAGCGTCCGGAGTTCCCGGTTGTTCTGAATCTGGAGATCCAGATCCCGCAAACGACCGTCACCGATGCCGTAGATCCAGCCATGGACAGTGAGAGGCTGATCGCGGCGCCAGGCTTCCTGGACCACGGTGGTATTGGAGACATTGATCACCTGACGGGCCACGTTCAGCTCGCACATGCGATCCAGCTGGGCCTTGTCATCCGGGAGCTTGACCAGGTGCTTGCGGTTGCGCAGATAGAGCTCGCGCACCTGGCGCAGCCAGTTATCGATCAGACCATGGGGCACGTCTTCCATGGACGCCTTCACCCCACCGCAACCGTAGTGCCCCACCACCATGATGTGCTTCACCTTGAGCACATCCACGGCGAACTGCAGCACCGACAACAGGTTCAGGTCGGTGTGATTCACCAGGTTGGCCACATTGCGATGCACGAACAACTCACCGGGCATCAGCCCCACCACCTCATTGGCAGGCACACGGGAGTCTGCGCAGCCGATCCACAGATACTGCGGGCTCTGCTGCTCACCCAGGGCCTTGAAAAAGCCCGGGTGCTCCTTCTCGATGTCATGACGCCACTGCTCGTTGTTGGTAAAGAGTTCAGGAAGGGATTTCATGGTCGCTCGCTACATTCATTTACTGGAGGCCGGATGTTTGACGCCCGACGTTAACCACCGGTCATATTCATGAACCGTACCAGTTGCTCACCCGGGGCCAGATTGAAGTCGTGCCGTTCCGGTTTGATGGCCATGGCATCAATAATTGCCTGACGTAGGGGGGCATCATCCGTGGGGTGCGCCCGCAATACTGCCCGCAGGTCCACACTGTGCTCGTGCCCCAGGCACAGAAGCATACGGCCCTCGGCAGTAATTCGCACCCGATTACACAAATGGCAAAAGTTTTGTGAGTGGGGAGAGATAAAGCCGATGCGGCTGTCACTGCCCGGCACCTGCCAGTAACGGGATGGCCCGCCAGTTTTTTCCGCCATGGGCACCAGGGTCAGACGCTCGGAGAGCTGATCTCGCAGTTCCTCGGAGGACACAAACTCCAGGGCTCGGTCATGTTCGCTGATGGCTCCCAGGGGCATTTCCTCGATAAAGGAGATATCCAGCCCCTTTTCCAGGGCGAAATCCACCAGCGCCGGCACCTCGTCCTGATTGCGCCCGCGCAGGATCACGCTGTTCAGCTTGATGCGGCGGAAACCGGCCCGGCGGGCCGCCTCGATGCCGTCCAGCACCTTGTTCAGGTCACCGGTGCGGGTCAGCGCCCGGAAGCGTTGCGGGTCCAGGGAATCCAGGCTGATATTGAGTCGAGCCAACCCACCGGCCTTCAGATCATCGGCAAAACGGCCCAGGCCGGCGCCATTGGTGGTCATATTCAGTTCATCCAGCCCCTCAAGCGCACCAAGATTGTGCACCAGATGCGCCACATCACGGCGCACCAGAGGTTCGCCGCCGGTCAACCGGATCCGCCGCACACCCAGCTCCACCAGTACCCGGCCCAGCCGCCCCATCTCCTCCAGGGTCAGCACCTGGGCCCGGGGCACAAAGGTCATATCCTCCGCCATGCAGTACACACAGCGGAAATCACAGCGGTCCGTCACCGACAGGCGCACATAGTCGATGGTACGGCCGAAACGGTCCTGCAGGGCGGATTGGGCGGTGGCGCGGGTCACAGTCATGGCCCTACTGTAGCAAATGGCAGGCCAGCCAGCGCGGCAACGCCTGTCGGCCCGCCCGGGGCCCGGTTGGTCATGGCGGCTGGGGTATTGTTAGAATGTGCGCCTGACTGAATGCCACGCATTCCGAATTCATCCACCCCAAAAGGGTTTCCATGCAAATTTCTGAAAACACCGTAGTGTCCATTCACTACACTCTCACCAACAACGCCGGCGAGACCATCGATTCCTCTATCCAGCGTGGCGAGCCCCTGGCCTACCTGCACGGCGCGGGCAACATTATCCCCGGCCTGGAAAAAGCCCTGGTGGGCAAGGCCGCCGGCGACAAGCTGGACGTGACCGTCACCCCGGAAGAAGGCTATGGCGAGCGCCACGAGCAGTTGATCCAGCAAGTGCCGAAAACCGCTTTCGAAGGCAACGAAGAGAATCTGCAGCCGGGCATGCAGTTCCAGGCCCAGACCGAAGCCGGTCCGCGCATCTTCACCATCACCGCTGTGGAAGGTGAGGAAGTGACTGTTGATGGCAACCACCCGCTGGCAGGCGAAACACTGAACTTCGCCGTGGAAGTCACCGAAGTGCGTGAAGCGTCCGACGAAGAGAAAGAACACGGCCACGTACATGGTCCGGAAGGTCACGACCATTAAGGTCTTTCCCTCCAGAAAAAAGGCGCCATTGGCGCCTTTTTTATTTACCCCTTAATAGACCCGAAACCTGTGCGATAGTGAACGCAGAGTGAATCCCGCACCCTTTTCCTCCTCCTTTTTTATCCGAATGACAGCCTCACCCGACTTACTTCTGCTTCTTGTTGTCGATTATGCCGATTTTTGTAAAGCCTTATTGAATGTATCCTCGACAGCCCAATAGGATCGATGCTCTTTGATAGTTTTGTTTTTATGGGAGAGCATCATGCGCTACATAACGATATTAATTCTTTCCGCTTTGCTTTCGAGTATATCCCTGTCTGCTCACGCACTGGAAAAACGAAAATTCTGTGTTTTCGATATCATCGGCGCCAACGGTGACATCTATAACATCATGAAGGACTACAAAACCGCCGCGGTTGCATGGGGCGTGGATGTGGAGCTCAAACCCTTCACCGATGAAAAAATCGCCGCTGAAGATCTGAAAGCCGGCCAATGTGACGCAGCGGTTCTCACCGGTATTCGTGGCCGTCAGTTCAACAGTTTCACCGGCAGCATGGACTCCATTGGCGCCATCCCCAGCTATGAAGCGATGAAGACCGTAATTTCCGTCATTGCCAGCGACACACCGTCCATCAACAAGCAACTGGTATCCGGCCCCTATGAAGTTGGCGGCGTGGTTCCCATGGGCGCGGCATTTCTTTTCCTGAAAGATCAGGAGATCGACACAGTCGAAGAACTGTCCGGAAAATCCATCGCCGTACTTGAATATGACAGTGCCCAGGCAAACATGGCCTCCCGCGTGGGGATGTCACCGGTCATGTCCGACATCACCAACTTCTCCACCCGCTTCAACAATGGTTCCGTGGATATCTGTTTCGCGCCCATCATGGGCTTCTCTGCCCTGGAACTGTACAAGGGCATGGCTCCCGATGGCGGCATTCTCGATTATGTACTGGGCCAGCTCAGCGCCCAGATCATTCTCAAGAAAGACCGGTTCCCCGCGGAGTATGCCCAGCAGTCCCGCGAATTCATGTATGGGCAATTTGATCGCGCCATGCGATTGATTGATAACGCCAGTAGCGAAGTGGATAAAAAATGGTGGATCCGTATCCCCGATTCGGACAAGTTGCGTTACGACGAAATGATGCGTGAGGCACGTATCTCACTGACTCAGGACGGAGTCTACGACAAGTCGATGATGGGACTGCTCAGAAAGGTGCGTTGCAAGCTGGAGCCGTCACGGGCGGAATGCGTCAACCCCATGGAATAATATTACAAGGGCCGGTCTTCGCCGGCCCTTTCTTCATTCTGGCAAACGTCACATCAAAAGCCTCAAGGCCTGACCCCTGAAAACAGGGCCATGCACCCTTCCACCTGAACGTC from Alcanivorax sp. includes the following:
- a CDS encoding LysE family translocator; this encodes MLPLHDWLLLASVCALGAMAPGISLAVITRHTLHGGPRAGAIAGITHALGIGIWATATVTGLAVLFHRYPSLELAFSLTGAMFLLWMAWKSWQAGKQPLAPGNADSQFNVLHGAARDGFLVAFLNPKVALFFLALFSQFLQADMAQAARIQMVLTSMFIDGGWYVLVAVLLGRSRFLPWLRAHHHWVEKGTAVLLVVIAASVVWQAA
- a CDS encoding putative solute-binding protein — translated: MRYITILILSALLSSISLSAHALEKRKFCVFDIIGANGDIYNIMKDYKTAAVAWGVDVELKPFTDEKIAAEDLKAGQCDAAVLTGIRGRQFNSFTGSMDSIGAIPSYEAMKTVISVIASDTPSINKQLVSGPYEVGGVVPMGAAFLFLKDQEIDTVEELSGKSIAVLEYDSAQANMASRVGMSPVMSDITNFSTRFNNGSVDICFAPIMGFSALELYKGMAPDGGILDYVLGQLSAQIILKKDRFPAEYAQQSREFMYGQFDRAMRLIDNASSEVDKKWWIRIPDSDKLRYDEMMREARISLTQDGVYDKSMMGLLRKVRCKLEPSRAECVNPME
- a CDS encoding DUF411 domain-containing protein produces the protein MKVFSALLLAFLVTACGDDGPPQPQATEAPPAATEDTKTASTDKVLEVYKSPTCGCCGAWVDHMKENGYQVVVHEQQNLQSIKEKAGILPGQGSCHTAFIGDYVIEGHVPASDVDRLLAEQPDAKGLTVPGMPVGSPGMEMGDRQDAYDVLLFDEEGTEVFSHYPGN
- the can gene encoding carbonate dehydratase, giving the protein MKSLPELFTNNEQWRHDIEKEHPGFFKALGEQQSPQYLWIGCADSRVPANEVVGLMPGELFVHRNVANLVNHTDLNLLSVLQFAVDVLKVKHIMVVGHYGCGGVKASMEDVPHGLIDNWLRQVRELYLRNRKHLVKLPDDKAQLDRMCELNVARQVINVSNTTVVQEAWRRDQPLTVHGWIYGIGDGRLRDLDLQIQNNRELRTLENEEYDNSSA
- a CDS encoding peptidylprolyl isomerase; the protein is MQISENTVVSIHYTLTNNAGETIDSSIQRGEPLAYLHGAGNIIPGLEKALVGKAAGDKLDVTVTPEEGYGERHEQLIQQVPKTAFEGNEENLQPGMQFQAQTEAGPRIFTITAVEGEEVTVDGNHPLAGETLNFAVEVTEVREASDEEKEHGHVHGPEGHDH
- a CDS encoding copper resistance system multicopper oxidase, with amino-acid sequence MKTADPFSLPRRRFVQGLALGATGLGLGLTPAQLLARQGHTGAPTLSGDTFHLTLGGADVNITGKTRPATTINGIVPGPTLRWREGDTVTLKVTNLLPETSSIHWHGLLLPFEMDGVPGLSFDGIKPGETFTYRFPVKQSGTYWYHSHSGFQEQTGLYGSIIIDPKTPEPHPVDRDQVIVLSDWSDEDPNHIFATLKKLSHYYNFNERTVFDTLRDFRDKGVIQTLKDRHMWNTMRMSDRDLADVTGYTYTYLMNGQSPNGNWTCQFNPGERIRLRFINASAMTFFDIRIPGLDMTVIEMDGQPVNPVPFHEVRLGVAETLDVIVEPKADQAYTLFAQSIDRSGYARGTLTPNPAMKAAVPEMDPPPLLGHTEMGMGAMNHSQMDHGRMDHSMAGMDHSEHANTVPFAVDSNNPDLPPRDNATDHADSEYGPGVDMRAMAPGEMLADPGIGLRDRDWKVLTYADLETAGGPPDSLHPEREIVLHLTGNMSRYMWSFNGIPFADSVPLELYHNERVRITLVNDTMMTHPIHLHGLWSDLEVGDGKLLRKHTITVKPGEKLSYLVRADTLGRWAYHCHLLYHMDAGMFREVRVVKAKADGDHSHHGAHGEDA
- a CDS encoding cytochrome c gives rise to the protein MKTVLLTLLGVVLLATAGAAVLIASGAYNFAADSPHWRLTESLIGAARHRSIDQRASRITVPDDLDAAERIRNGARHYQPMCSGCHLAPGMENTELRAGLYPQPPVLNEHGIHDPASAFWTIKHGIKMSGMPAWGTSHDDESLWDMVALLQAMPEMTEAEWKRLSGAETESAGKTGHEHHDHAH
- a CDS encoding copper resistance protein B translates to MMKTSTLLLSSLAAMACTTPAWSMSEHPPRFSKVLVDQLELRDSDEGSVLGWDASAWYGSDLNKLYLSTEGERLMEPDHRDEEAGTESAETRLAWSHAFAPYWDWQLGWRRDWQPDDPNRDWASLGIQGLAPYWFEVDGQLFLGEDGLSELRLEAEYELMLTQRLALVPEVEASFYGKDDNELGVGDGLVAIESGLRLRYEIRRELAPYIGVHWEKQYGDTADRTRAAGGDPEEASLVAGIYFWF
- the moaA gene encoding GTP 3',8-cyclase MoaA, giving the protein MTVTRATAQSALQDRFGRTIDYVRLSVTDRCDFRCVYCMAEDMTFVPRAQVLTLEEMGRLGRVLVELGVRRIRLTGGEPLVRRDVAHLVHNLGALEGLDELNMTTNGAGLGRFADDLKAGGLARLNISLDSLDPQRFRALTRTGDLNKVLDGIEAARRAGFRRIKLNSVILRGRNQDEVPALVDFALEKGLDISFIEEMPLGAISEHDRALEFVSSEELRDQLSERLTLVPMAEKTGGPSRYWQVPGSDSRIGFISPHSQNFCHLCNRVRITAEGRMLLCLGHEHSVDLRAVLRAHPTDDAPLRQAIIDAMAIKPERHDFNLAPGEQLVRFMNMTGG